A single Bos mutus isolate GX-2022 chromosome 25, NWIPB_WYAK_1.1, whole genome shotgun sequence DNA region contains:
- the AMDHD2 gene encoding N-acetylglucosamine-6-phosphate deacetylase isoform X2, translating to MRGGQGAARAPVIQFTNCRILRGGALLREDLWVRGGRILDPEKLFFEERRVADEQRDCGGCILAPGFIDVQINGGFGVDFSQASEDVGSGVALVARRILSHGVTSFCPTLVTSPLEVYHKVLPQIPVKSGGPHGAGVLGVHLEGPFISREKRGAHPEAHLRSFEADAFQDVLATYGGLDNVRIVTLAPELGHSQEVIRALTALGICVSLGHSVADLGTAEEAVQSGATFITHLFNAMLPFHHRDPGIVGLLTSDRLPAGRRIFYGMIADGIHTNPAALRIAHRAHPKGLVLVTDAVPALGLGNGRHTLGQQEVEVDGLTAYVAGTNTLSGSIAPMDTCVRHFLQATGMWPGSRLQEVASAGEGGANQQGAGTQSDWPWSHSTQGWGPVRL from the exons ATGCGCGGCGGGCAGGGCGCGGCGCGGGCCCCGGTGATCCAGTTTACCAACTGCCGCATCTTGAGGGGTGGCGCGCTGCTCAG GGAGGACCTCTGGGTGCGCGGGGGCCGCATCCTGGACCCGGAGAAGCTGTTCTTTGAGGAGCGGCGCGTGGCTGACGAGCAGCGGGACTGCGGCGGCTGCATCTTGGCGCCCGGCTTCATCGACGTGCAGATCAACG GTGGATTTGGCGTTGACTTCTCACAAGCCTCGGAGGACGTGGGTTCGGGGGTTGCCCTAGTGGCCCGGAGGATCCTGTCGCATGGAGTCACCTCTTTCTGCCCCACGTTGGTCACATCGCCATTGGAGGTGTATCACAAG GTCCTTCCTCAGATCCCTGTGAAGAGTGGTGGTCCCCATGGGGCAGGGGTCCTCG gggtGCACCTGGAGGGCCCATTCATCAGCCGGGAGAAGCGGGGCGCGCACCCCGAGGCCCACCTGCGCTCCTTTGAAGCCGACGCTTTCCAAGATGTGCTGGCCACCTACGGGGGCCTGGACAATGTCCGCATCGTGACGCTGGCCCCCGAGCTGGGCCACAGCCAGGAGGTGATCCGGGCGCTGACGGCCCTCGGCATCTGCGTGTCCTTAG GGCACTCGGTGGCTGACCTGGGGACTGCGGAGGAAGCCGTGCAGAGTGGGGCCACCTTCATCACCCACCTCTTCAACGCCATGCTGCCT TTCCACCACCGCGACCCAGGCATCGTGGGGCTCCTGACCAGCGATCGGCTGCCTGCAGGCCGCCGTATTTTCTACGGGATGATTGCTGACGGTATACACACCAACCCGGCCGCCCTGCGCATCGCCCACCGGGCCCATCCCAAGG GGCTGGTGCTAGTCACTGATGCTGTCCCTGCACTGGGCTTGGGCAACGGCCGACACACGCTGGGGCAGCAGGAGGTGGAGGTGGATGGGCTGACAGCTTATGTGGCAG GCACCAACACACTGAGCGGCAGCATCGCCCCGATGGACACCTGCGTGCGGCACTTCCTGCAGGCCACAG GAATGTGGCCAGGATCCCGCCTGCAGGAGGTTGCATCAGCAGGAGAGGGCGGTGCGAACCAGCAGGGGGCCGGAACCCAGAGCGACTGGCCCTGGAGCCACAGCACCCAAGGGTGGGGCCCTGTGAGATTGTAG